One genomic window of Thalassolituus hydrocarboniclasticus includes the following:
- a CDS encoding NGG1p interacting factor NIF3 translates to MYKLVFYVPVAELESVKTAVFAAGAGNIGEYQECCWQVLGAGQFRPSAAANPFIGQAGKLESVEEYRVEMVCEDACIRAAVQALKAAHPYEEPAYDVWQLAVL, encoded by the coding sequence ATGTACAAATTGGTGTTCTATGTACCGGTGGCTGAACTGGAATCGGTGAAGACGGCGGTATTTGCTGCCGGAGCCGGAAACATCGGTGAATACCAGGAATGTTGCTGGCAGGTGCTGGGGGCTGGTCAGTTCCGGCCTTCGGCGGCGGCCAATCCTTTTATCGGTCAGGCCGGTAAGCTGGAGAGTGTTGAGGAATACCGCGTTGAGATGGTGTGTGAGGATGCCTGCATCCGTGCTGCTGTGCAGGCGCTGAAGGCCGCACATCCTTATGAAGAGCCGGCTTACGATGTCTGGCAGCTGGCCGTGCTGTAA
- a CDS encoding NUDIX hydrolase, protein MKYCSHCASELTYIIPDGDNRPRFVCPACQAIFYQNPRIVAGTLPVHNGQILLCRRAIEPRRGFWTLPAGFMENGESTEQAALRETWEEAQAVVQLQSLFSMITVPHIDQVHIFFLAELEKAEFAAGDESLEVALFNEEDIPWNELAFPTVSQTLKRYFADSSAQQAAHVFDIGISQALAKGLKSSG, encoded by the coding sequence ATGAAATACTGCAGCCACTGCGCCAGTGAACTGACCTATATCATCCCTGATGGCGATAACCGCCCGCGCTTTGTCTGCCCCGCCTGCCAGGCCATTTTTTACCAGAATCCACGTATCGTCGCCGGTACACTCCCCGTACATAACGGGCAGATACTGCTCTGTCGCCGCGCCATCGAACCGCGCCGGGGATTCTGGACCCTGCCTGCGGGCTTTATGGAAAACGGCGAAAGTACCGAGCAGGCCGCTTTACGTGAAACCTGGGAGGAAGCACAGGCCGTGGTCCAGCTGCAGTCCCTGTTCAGTATGATCACCGTGCCGCATATCGATCAGGTGCATATATTCTTTCTTGCCGAACTGGAAAAAGCCGAATTTGCTGCCGGTGACGAAAGTCTGGAAGTCGCGTTGTTTAATGAAGAGGATATTCCCTGGAACGAGCTGGCCTTCCCCACCGTAAGTCAGACCCTGAAACGTTATTTCGCCGATTCGTCCGCCCAACAGGCCGCTCACGTATTTGATATCGGTATATCCCAGGCACTGGCGAAAGGGCTGAAGTCATCCGGCTGA
- a CDS encoding DUF3135 domain-containing protein, producing MQLPPFDELKQLADSNPEALETLRRQLIEQTINSAGDHVRRRLRGLQFQIDMERQRASNPLSACLRMSRMMHERLHTLTESLHTGGSHQKQPVPAEVATADVIPFPFRAQF from the coding sequence GTGCAACTGCCGCCCTTTGATGAACTGAAACAGCTGGCTGACAGCAACCCGGAGGCATTGGAAACACTGCGCCGGCAACTGATCGAGCAAACCATTAACAGCGCCGGTGACCACGTCCGCCGCCGTCTGCGCGGCCTGCAGTTTCAGATCGATATGGAGCGCCAGCGTGCCAGCAATCCATTATCGGCCTGCCTGCGTATGTCGCGCATGATGCACGAACGTCTGCATACCCTGACTGAAAGCCTGCATACCGGCGGCAGCCACCAGAAGCAGCCTGTTCCTGCTGAAGTCGCCACCGCCGACGTCATCCCTTTTCCATTCCGGGCACAGTTCTGA
- a CDS encoding CoA pyrophosphatase, with translation MNSSPLFDYLQLRLQQHQPRKVQQPDLAEAGVLVALTDEEQPQVVLTRRAVHLSTHQGEVAFPGGKRDPEDQNIIITALREAEEEVALARNRVRVLGELDQVVSRFGYLVTPVLGLIPPEEPLIANPGELDAVFKVPLSHFQLPPSRYFERGQIRIPSYDFDGFHIWGLTAMMIAEMMNHLWDCDIPYKV, from the coding sequence ATGAATTCATCTCCGCTCTTCGACTATCTGCAGTTGCGTCTGCAGCAACATCAGCCACGAAAAGTGCAGCAGCCCGATCTGGCTGAAGCCGGCGTTCTGGTTGCCCTCACTGACGAAGAGCAGCCGCAGGTGGTATTAACCCGCCGGGCGGTGCATTTATCGACGCATCAGGGAGAGGTTGCCTTTCCTGGTGGCAAACGGGATCCGGAAGATCAGAACATTATTATTACGGCGTTGCGTGAAGCCGAAGAAGAAGTGGCGCTGGCACGTAACCGCGTCAGGGTTCTGGGGGAGCTGGATCAGGTGGTGTCGCGCTTCGGCTATCTGGTAACGCCGGTGTTAGGGCTGATTCCCCCAGAAGAGCCGCTGATTGCCAATCCGGGTGAACTGGATGCGGTATTTAAAGTTCCGTTAAGTCATTTTCAGTTGCCGCCCAGCCGTTATTTTGAGCGCGGCCAGATCCGTATTCCCAGTTATGATTTCGACGGTTTTCACATCTGGGGACTGACCGCCATGATGATTGCGGAGATGATGAACCATCTCTGGGATTGTGATATTCCGTACAAGGTATAG
- a CDS encoding gamma carbonic anhydrase family protein: protein MFYQLGERRPTRGQDVFVADGARVIGSVVLGDNSSIWFGVVIRGDNDLITIGEHSNIQDNAVLHTDSGIPLTLGKGVTVGHNAMLHGCTVGDYSLIGINAVVLNGAKIGKHCIIGANALIPENMEIPDGSLVVGSPAVIKRQLNEMQCKMLEGSAAHYVHNAKRYREQLQEIEL, encoded by the coding sequence ATGTTTTATCAGCTGGGCGAACGTCGCCCGACCCGTGGACAGGATGTCTTTGTTGCCGATGGCGCCAGAGTGATCGGCAGTGTTGTTCTGGGCGACAACAGCAGCATCTGGTTTGGTGTGGTGATCCGCGGTGATAACGATCTGATCACCATTGGTGAGCATTCCAATATTCAGGATAACGCGGTGCTGCATACCGACTCCGGTATCCCGCTGACCCTGGGTAAGGGCGTGACGGTGGGTCATAACGCCATGCTGCACGGTTGTACGGTTGGCGATTATTCGCTGATCGGTATTAATGCGGTGGTGCTGAACGGCGCGAAAATCGGCAAGCACTGCATTATTGGTGCGAATGCGCTGATTCCGGAAAACATGGAAATTCCGGATGGTTCGCTGGTGGTTGGGTCGCCTGCGGTGATTAAGCGCCAGCTGAACGAGATGCAATGCAAAATGCTGGAAGGCAGTGCCGCGCACTACGTACACAATGCCAAACGCTACCGCGAACAACTGCAGGAGATTGAACTGTGA
- a CDS encoding DUF1289 domain-containing protein produces MTTPVRSPCVSICALDENDVCVGCYRSGEEISRWGRYSDDERRAVLQKVAAREQDAMNFTPVKAD; encoded by the coding sequence GTGACGACTCCGGTCCGCTCCCCGTGCGTCAGTATCTGCGCGCTGGATGAAAATGATGTCTGTGTCGGCTGTTACCGCAGCGGCGAAGAAATCAGCCGCTGGGGGCGCTACAGCGATGACGAGCGCAGGGCTGTACTGCAAAAAGTGGCAGCGCGCGAGCAGGATGCGATGAATTTTACCCCCGTAAAGGCCGACTGA